In the genome of Corynebacterium glucuronolyticum DSM 44120, the window TGGCGGTGCCGCCACCGTCTTGTTGTTCCCGATGCTCGCTTCGACGCTGGAGCGGTACAACCCGTTGGCTGAAGATTCTGGCACTCCCGAACCCAACTACGCGTGGATCCGCGTCGCCGTGCCACCGTCGGATGTTCGCACCGCTGCGCAGAAGGAGAAAGACAGTGGACATCTCGAGGAGGGGACAAAACTGGGAGAGCTGAAAACCGACGAACAAATCAAGACTGAGCCCAAGAAATCGCGGGGGTAATTGCCAAGCGGTGTGGTGCTTGTAATGGAATAATTAAACAGGTCACTCATTACACCCATATCAAGGAGAACCATGCACAAGGCAATTGTTGTATTCGAAGTTGAAGGTGGCAGCGACAAGGGCGATGACGGGCACCGCAAGGACACGATGCCCATCGTCAACTCCATTAAGGACAAAGGTTGGGACGCTGAGGTTATCTACTTCCACCCGGACAAAGCCGACGAGATCTTTGACCGCGTTTCCTCCGAGTTCGACGCATACATCTCCCGCGTCAACCCGGGCAACATTCCCGGTGGCGAGAAGGGCTACTTCGACCTGCTTTCGAAGCTTTCCGAGGCGGGCCTTGTCGGCATGTCTACTCCTGCCGAGATGATGGCATATGGTGCAAAGGATGCCCTGGTTAAGCTCAACGACACGGACCTTGTGCCTTCCGATACCGCCGCCTACTACGAGGTGGAGGATTTCCATAAGACGTTCCCGACCACCCTGTCGTACGGTGAGCGCGTTCTCAAGCAGAACCGTGGCTCCACAGGTTCCGGTATCTGGCGCGTGCAGCTTGCAGACAAGAACCTTGCTGAGACCGTCGAGCCCGGCACGGCCCTTCCCCTCGACACCAAAATCAAGTGCACCGAGGCCGTGGACAACCACACCGAAGAGCGTGAGCTCGGGGATTTTATGGACTTCTGCGACCAGTACATTGAGGGCGATAACGGCATGCTCGTCGACATGCGCTTTATGCCACGAATCGTCGAGGGCGAGATCCGCATCCTGCTCGTCGGTCCGCACCCCGTCTTCGTCGTTCACAAGAAGCCTGCCGAGGGTGGCGACAACTTCTCCGCAACCCTGTTCTCTGGTGCAAAGTACACCTACGACAAGCCCGAGAACTGGCAGGAGCTCATTGACATGTTCGCTGAGGCCCGCCCCGTTATCGCCGAGAAGCTCGGCGGCGACAACATCCCGCTGATTTGGACTGCAGACTTTATGCTCGCGGATGCCGAAGACGGTGGCGACACCTACGTTCTCGGCGAGATCAACTGCTCCTGTGTCGGCTTCACCTCTGAGCTTCACATGGGCATCCAGGATCTCGTTGCCGAAGAGGCCATCAAGCGCGTCGAAGAAAAGCACGCTTAAGCCCACACCTTTCAAGCACGCTTAACCCCACACCTTTCAAGCACGCTTAACCCCACACCTTTCAAGCACGCTTAACCCCACACCTTTCAAGCACGCTTAACCCCACACCTTTTAAGCACCCTTCGCCCAGGGAGGGTGCTTTTTCTGTTTTGTGGCGCTCGTGGTGGGGGAGTGTCGTACCGCCGTGGGCACACGTTGTGCCGCTCAACTCGCCCGAGTGGGTGCGTATGTCAATGTCACCCCAGCTCATGGGGTGTTCACAAGATCTAGCTTTCCTTCAGACACACGTTTTGCTTGGCTTACCACCCACGCCTAAAAAGAGCCCTGGTGGGGTATATACCCTCGGACGCATGGGGTTGGTTGTGTATTCGTTGGTCCGCCGACCCTGGTCTGGCCTCATAAGGCGGGGTAGACCCTAGCAGACCACGGCGGGGTAGACCCCAGCAGACCACGGCGGGGTAGACCCCGCAGAACAAAGCAGGGTAGGCCACCGTCGCTAGCTGGAAAGGGCAGTTCCTGTCTGCAGAATCTCCCGTGGCGTGGGCAGCGGGAAAGGTAGTGAGATACCAGGGATGGTGATGGGAGCATCCATGTTGATGAATCTCGAGGAAAGCGCAGTGTCGAGGCCGGGGATGAGGGGAGCAGACGTAGAAGCGTTCCACTGGCCCCAATCGCGGGAGTAAACGTTGTTGACGTCGACGGTCACGCAGTCGATAAGCGCCGTGCGCTTGGCGGGCTGATGGATGGTGGTCCTGGGGTGGATGCGACCGCCGGAGCCCCAGTCGTGCATCCAGAAGTATTCCCCGAGGCCGTCGTTGCCAGCCCACTCGATGACGTTGTAGTTGCCGTACACACCGAGACGAAGTCCAGCTAACTCGAGAGCCCTCTTGAATCCCTGCAGGTAGGGTCGGATCTGCCCGGCGTACTGGTCCCACGTGGGGTTATCATCAATGGCCACGTACACGGGTCGACCGGCGGGGCCACCTGCAGCAGCGTGCAAAGCGATGGCTTTAGGTGCGTGCTGCGCAGCACCAGCGGCACCGGCAAGCCAGTCGGCAGTTTGCGCGCGACCAAACTGGTAGACAGAGGCTACCCCGAGCCCATGCGCTGCGAAGTCGGCGGTTTCCCCTCGAGAAACCGGTTTGCCAACCATCCAGTCAGCCCCTGGCCGGCGCTCAGACACATAGCGCACAGCGCCGAGATGTCCTGCGGCGCGGACACTTGCTGCCGAGGGGACACCCCCGGAATAGTCGATGACGGTGCCTAAAACAGGGCCGAGAGCTGCCGCCGGCTGAGCAGCGACTACAGTGCCAGCGGCTGCAAGCAGTGATGCTTTCATGAAGGTGCGACGATCCATGGTTGCAACAATAGCAACAATTGTCACAAATGGTGACTCGAAAAACGCTCCGCCGAAGTTTCAGCGAAGCGTTTGTCACTCGTGCCCCAGAGAGGCAACCACGAGCCGATTATTGCTCCACGCATCTGGGATCAAGTGCAATACG includes:
- a CDS encoding Cj0069 family protein → MHKAIVVFEVEGGSDKGDDGHRKDTMPIVNSIKDKGWDAEVIYFHPDKADEIFDRVSSEFDAYISRVNPGNIPGGEKGYFDLLSKLSEAGLVGMSTPAEMMAYGAKDALVKLNDTDLVPSDTAAYYEVEDFHKTFPTTLSYGERVLKQNRGSTGSGIWRVQLADKNLAETVEPGTALPLDTKIKCTEAVDNHTEERELGDFMDFCDQYIEGDNGMLVDMRFMPRIVEGEIRILLVGPHPVFVVHKKPAEGGDNFSATLFSGAKYTYDKPENWQELIDMFAEARPVIAEKLGGDNIPLIWTADFMLADAEDGGDTYVLGEINCSCVGFTSELHMGIQDLVAEEAIKRVEEKHA
- a CDS encoding DUF1906 domain-containing protein; the encoded protein is MDRRTFMKASLLAAAGTVVAAQPAAALGPVLGTVIDYSGGVPSAASVRAAGHLGAVRYVSERRPGADWMVGKPVSRGETADFAAHGLGVASVYQFGRAQTADWLAGAAGAAQHAPKAIALHAAAGGPAGRPVYVAIDDNPTWDQYAGQIRPYLQGFKRALELAGLRLGVYGNYNVIEWAGNDGLGEYFWMHDWGSGGRIHPRTTIHQPAKRTALIDCVTVDVNNVYSRDWGQWNASTSAPLIPGLDTALSSRFINMDAPITIPGISLPFPLPTPREILQTGTALSS